GGAACCCCCCTCGTGACGGGCGACCCGTCCCGCGGGCCCCATCAAGGGTGCGCCAGGTTCGCGGTCTGACCACGCCACGAGGGGCGGTTTGTGGCGAAGGTTACGTCGCCGGGGTGGCGACCGCGGCCGCGCCCGCGTGCAGCCTCGCGGCGAGCTCCGCGATCGCCGTCCGCACCGGTGAGCCCGGCGCGTGCTCCGCCAGCGACCGTCCCGCCAGCAGGGCGCCGTCCAGCCCGGCGGCGTCGTCCGGCACGACGACGACGTCGTCGAGCCCGGCGTACCGGGCCATCGCCTCACGGACGGCGGCCTCCGGCCCGGGCCCGACGGCGGAGGCTCGCGTCCGGTTGACGACGACGGCGGTCGGCGCCGGGACGACGACGGGCGCCTCGCGCAGCTCCTCGAGAGCCCGGACCAGGCGCTGGATGCCGACGGGGTCCGCCGCCCCGACCACCACGACGTCGTCGGCCTCCGCGAGCGCCGTGAGCGTCGCGGCGTTGCGCTGCGGGGCGTGCGTGTCGTACATCAGCACCTCGTCGGCCTCGACGGGTGCGGCCGTGTCGACGACGGTGAACGCGGCCAGCTCGCGTGCGCGCTCGAGCACCACCTCGAGCGAGGACGCCGGGACCTCGGGCCAGCGCGCGGCGCGTGTCAGTCCGGTGAGGACCCGCAGGCCCGGGGCGACGACCGGGCTCTGGCGGGCGAGGGAGGCGACGTCGAGCGCGCCCTGCCCCGCGGCCCGGCACGCCGCGGCGAGGCCGGGGGCGTCGTCGAGCAGGCCCAGGCGCATCGCCAGCGACGACCCGTACGTGTCGGCGTCGACCAGCAGCACGTCGCGGGGGTCGGTCCGCTCGGTGCGGTGGGTGTGCCGGCCGCCGCGACCGCGCCGGCCCGCCGCCGGGCCGAGCCCTGCGAGGGCGGCGGCGAGCTCGAGCGCGACGGTGGTGCGACCGGGGGCGCCGACGGGGCCCCAGACGGCGACGACGCGTCCGGGGGTGGTGGGGGCGCCGTCGGGCAGCGGGGACGGTGCGCCGCCCTCCGCCGGGACCGCGGGCAGGCCGGGGCCGTCGGCGGCGTCGCGGATCGCGTCGAGCAACCCGTCTCCCACCGCTGCGGCGACCGCGCCGTCGAGCACGGTGTCGACGCCGAGGGCTCGCAGCCGTTCGGCACCGTGCCCGTCCGCGAGCGCGACGACCCGGACGCCCGAGCCGTGCAGGCGGGCGACGGTCTCACGGTCGAGCCCGGGCAGGTCGCCGGAGACGACGGCGACGGCCCCGGCGCCGGCCGCCGCCGCGGCGAGCAGCTCGACGACGTCGCCGCACCGGCGCGTGACGGTCGTGCCCGAGCCGGGAACCCCGAGCGCGAGCACCACCTCGGTCTCGGCGGTGCCGCGCACCGCGGCCAGGACGGTGACCTGCGCGGCCATCAGGAGATGCTCCCGGTCACGGGCACGACGTCGACGGTGCCGTCGTCGCCGAGCGCGGCGAGCAGCGCGGGCAGCGCCTCGCCGGGGACGAGCACGTGCAGCGTGGTGGAGGAGCCGACGACGAGGCCCGACCCGGCGGCGTCGATCTGCTCGACGACCACCCCGCCGACGACCTGCCTCGGCTCGGGCGCACCGGCGCCCGCACGGGTCGAGGGGACGAACCAGACGTCGACCACGGCACCCTTGCGCACGCGCGGGGAGAGCGCACCGTCGACCTCGACCGCGACCGAGCGCACGTCGAGGCTTGCGGCGTCCCCGAGCGCGGACCGGGCCACGAGCTCGCCGTCGTCGACCACACGCGTCAGGACGACGCCCTCGGGCAAGGGCTCGTCGGCCCGCAGGTAGTGGTCGGCACCCTCACCGAGCCGTACCTCGACGGCGCGGACGGCGTCGGCGGTGAGCTGGTCGCCGGGCGTGAGGGTGCCGTCGGCCACCCAGACGGGCGTGGTGCTCGACGCGGCGGAGACGGCCCAGGAGCCGAGCGCGACGGAGAGCGCCACGAGCACGACGCCGACCACGAGCCGGGGGTCGCGCCAGGACGGGCGCCGCAGGCGTGCGGCGACCGGGGCCGGGAGGGTGTCGATGGTCATGGGGTCGTCCCTTCGGGTGCTGCTGCGTCAGAGGTCATCATGGATGGCCAAGTGCCATCATCGTTTTCCACCTGTGGACAAACGACGCCCACCGATACGTGGTGCTGTGTCAGACTGACGGCATGGCCGCCCGATTCCTCTCCCTCGCCGACGTCGAGGAGATGCTCGCGATCTCCTCCCGGCAGGCGTACGCCCTGGTCCGCAGCGGTGAACTGCCCGCGATCCAGATCGGTGGCAAGGGGGTGTGGCGGGTCGAGGCGACGGTGCTCGAGGAGTACATCGCCGGGCAGTACGCCAAGACGCGGGAGCGCATCGCCTCGGGGGACGTCTGAGGGGCTCATGCCCGGCTCACCCGCAGCAGCGCCGAGAACGGCACCGTCCGCAGCGTGACGGGAGCGCGGTCCGCCTCCTCGAGGTCGAGGTGGTCCTGACCGACGCGCGCGAGCCGGCCCACCGCCTGACCGCCCAGCGTGCGCACCAGCACGCGGGCGCGGTCCCGCTGCACCTCGCGCAGCGCGGTGCCCAGCCCGAGGGAGTCCACGCGCGAGGTCGACGGCGCACCCTGGCGGCGTAGACCCGTCACCGCGCCGATCGCGGCGATCGGGACCAGGTGCTCGGTGGGGCCGTGGGCACCGCGACCCTCGATGAGCAGCCAGGATGCGGCAACAGTGCGCAGGGTTCCGGCGACCGCCTCACCGTCGAGGAGCTCCAGCCCGACCGGTGCGCCGACGACGGCGCGCAACCTGTCGCCGAGCGGGATGCTCGCCTGCTCGGCCCGCGT
The Xylanimonas cellulosilytica DSM 15894 DNA segment above includes these coding regions:
- a CDS encoding helix-turn-helix domain-containing protein; the encoded protein is MAARFLSLADVEEMLAISSRQAYALVRSGELPAIQIGGKGVWRVEATVLEEYIAGQYAKTRERIASGDV